A segment of the Malaclemys terrapin pileata isolate rMalTer1 chromosome 1, rMalTer1.hap1, whole genome shotgun sequence genome:
GTCAGAAACAGGTCTGAAAGGCCACACTCAAAAGCAAGAAGAAAAATCATTCCCCACTGCTATTCACCCACaactcttattgaaatcaatgggagttgtgggtacTTAGTACCTCACAGGATCAAGACAATAAtagaccacattttcaaaagtagtctCAATTGTGGCTCTAAATTTGCACCTGTAATTTTTCACTAAATTTTAGAATTACTTAgtactatatttttattttccagtctTTTGTAATGGAGTGCTAAAATATATTATACATCTAAGGGGCAtggtgtgtaaaataccttatttaaatgaacctcaACTATACCAAGCacagcattaaaggatcttatgatgaccACATCTGGTGTATATAAGCAAGCTCTgaagccagtccatatctggtaaaGGGACATGACATCTTCAGAATAAAGGCCAAAGTCAATCAAAACTCTGTCTGGCTTTTTGTATTGCAGAAGGCTAGCACATTTGAGGTCTGACCctgctttcactgaaatcaacggcAAAACTTCTAGTGTCTGCAATGGGAGCAGCAATGGGGCCCTCAGGTGTCAGGGCTTGCTCAGCACAGTAGCCAGACACGTTTTTTTATTGACTCTGGTGCTTAGAAAAGCACATTCTGAAGCTGTTGGACTTTTTAAATATACAGTACCTGTAATGAGCTAGGCAGACTACGTTTGAACAGGCTAACCTGACTTGCTGAGTTTTCTAACATTTGGTATAGTCTGTATTATATTATTTACCTGATCTAGATGTGTGTATTCACCATGCTGTTCACACCCAATATCAAAGACATACTTTCCACGACCTACCGGCTGtacaaagagaaataaaaaaagttaGCAAGACTTTAAAGCTAGAAAATTCTGAAGgaataaatgaaaaatagaaaTGATCACTTAACACTGCACTATGTAATttacacaataataaataaaaatacattgagAAAAGTAAACTTTGGAGAAACTTTGCACGTCATTGATTTATTTATACCTGTTACATTTATGGTTCAAAGAATACTGTGCAAAATGGGAAACCTGGTTTAATTTTTCAATGTAAAGAGTCCATACCAGAACAACAACATGCGCTAGTTTTTCAAATTCAAATAGCGTTTTCCAACATACTTACATTTCCATTCACAAATTTGCCTTGGTATCTGTGGTTTAGATGAATAAGTTCAGCTGCTCCTTCCTGTTGCCCATTTATCCAGCCACCAACATATTTAGAGCCAGTCTCTGCATAGAGGTATGTACCTTGCCCGTGCCTGAGAGGCAAATAATAATTGTACTTTATATTACTGTAAATTAAAAGTGCAGGATTTCTTTgcaattttaaagtatttaaacaAATGCCACATTAATCTATATTTCCAACCCCAAGAACATCTTCTTCATACATTCATGCTCATCTGCCTTCTGTGTCTGGCTCTATTTAATTCAGCTGATGTCTTACTGCAGGCTTTCCTTCCATTCCAAACTGGATTTGGTTGCCAAAGCCCTCCACAGCTCTCTCTTTCAAAAGGACAACCACAACTCTGAAgacaacattttttaaacttcatCAAGAAACTTGAAAGTTCACTGTAATAATGAAACAAACCTATAGTGGTTAAGCCATTCTCCAGTGTAGGTGTCTCCATTCATGTAGTAGTAAACTCCATTGCCATGTCTTTGGTCTCCCACCCATTCTCCTGCAATGGACATGACAAAAACAGAGTGAGATGTGATCAGTTTTACTTGTCATAGAAGTCAGCCTTCAGAATGATCATCTAGACATCTAGTCAACTTTTTATGTGAATGAAGAATATACAGTAttagaaaatgaaaatgtaaactcAGACAATGTAAATTCTGTAACTGAATTCAATGAGAGCAGAAGCAAGCTCTACCTCAGTAATCTTCAATTTCGGTGTGAACAGTAAAGATAGCTTATCAGGCTTGTATATCAGTGTAGTCTCTTCACACTCCACAGTAAATTAAATTAGAAAAGTACTGGCATTCTCTGACAAAAAGCAGGCCACCATTTGTCACTATTATTATTGATATTACTAGTACAGTATTTCTAACTGATGGAAAGATTTGACGTCAGGAGAAAAGCCATGAGCATGCACAGATTCAGAGGATGTGCTAAACTATTCTCTTATTGAGAATCAGTAGGGCTTCAGGCTTCTAGAAAGGGCAGGGAGAATGTTCTGGACCATAAAGCTAATCAGTGCAAAACAGCATCTACTTGGCCAGTTGAGAGCTAGAGAATTGGAATTAGCCAGCTGTAGTCTACTACTGCTTAAATCAAAACGCATtagagaaaagacttgcagagagcaatgaagggtggatgggagacacacctagacccctcctgacaagggtgacaagattaagacatctccattagcatacagaatgaaaaacagagacaactcccctagcctcatctgcataaAAAAATAGGACAGGGAAACATCTCattttgcatacagaatggagaacagaaaactaccctgaactctgggaccagaaaagcagggacacactgcatcatgggaatctctgctccagatgttaatgaatctatgcctgcacacacccagctcagcaattatcagaccaattctagtaatgaatccttgattaaTATCCAAAATACtaaagcagcctagttgcattgtgagctccctggaagaaaccaccacccatagccaagaataatcagctcctattgtctagcctaaacaaaacccttgagtcatcagtttacccataaacaaatctagtgttctcccttgaaccattgtattttctctacaaaaatccctactcaccctccagtcagtgttctgatgcttagatccaaactatgcatcagttccactgggactccatcttctcctgactgatcgtgctgggggctctgcctgtctccagcactcaagaccctgagctaccaccaccacctgggaaccccgacccgTTCAAGCCTCATGGAATGGGTGAaatccccctctttctctctgttttcctttctaccttaggtatgaACCTTTAATAATGCGTGTTATGTTAgtttaggctctccttgtgtacttatcactattattcaataaataacttttatggttaagctggttgcttctctctctcttgctaaactttactcttttgtgtttttagcttcccccattcggtctacagcaatgcttcttttacctaaggTAAAGATCCCTACAGCACCCAAAATGCTGTGTGGTTTGCTCATCAAATAGgctactgccagtacaattgtgatgtaaGAGTGGgtatagggacgtgctgaatctgggacgcataagggtgaCAGCtagaaagtgctgcttgacccagcccaAGGAACCCAGGGGCATATAAGAGGAGGCAGTTTAAAAGTGCTGCTTCATTAAGCCCAGtaagtccagagacatataagggggtCACCTTAAAAGTGCTAATTGACCCGGTCTGCTCaaacttgctctgttaatgtatgtgtggctgtgtgtgtgctcctccagttctggggctggaaaaacccagccctagggaacctaggtcctgcaggatagctccattaggaggggacttgcagaaggaagaagtagagctccaaataaaaacacaagtaacacaagcagtacattaatagaattacagaagtccccccctccaaaaaaagtaACCCGAATAAATAAGCATACTCCAAACTTAACAGGACACAGTGTAGAGTTGACAATATATAGCCATGTATGACAGATTACAGCATAACTTTTTGGTCTTGAAGCTGGATATCCGTGCATGCATTACTTTACTTTTAGGTGTGATGGAAGAAGAAAGGCCTATCAGCAGTGTTCTCACTAGTGAGGTGGTTTTGCACCTCTGTTCAGTTATTGTGCTCTTGGTTACTCATGACTTGAAAGATTACTTACTATCAGGTGAATGTTTCTGCACATACAGAATTTCCATATGCTGACTATCTCTGCCCCAAACGCTCTTTATCATGTGTTCTCTTGTTGGTTTAGTTAAAATGCAATCATTTTGTTGTCTGAACTACGCAATGTCATCTCATTGCTTAATTGATGATTTAAAGAACAGGATGAGAAGGCTTATTTAAAGTCACAGCTCTTTGGGCCACAGACCTAGCcacaaggctgctctaacttacattaACTCCACCTTTTCAACCATGCCCTGCTTTCAGGCAATATCCAACATGCTACCACACAGGAGAAATCCTCAGATTCCCCTTTAGAATAGTTTAAAGGTCACTTGTTTTCTGCTCTGGCAATGTCATCATACAGCAGGCCATACAGGTCCTCAATCTAAGCAGCACTGTCTTGCACTGgtcccttctcttccctcccttctttCTTCATTCTGACCCTTTTGTTCCACCTCTCATCCTCTTGTCTCTCTTCCCTGTGGCAGGCTCTCAGCCTCTTCCCTTACTTGGTTGGGCTCcaatcattttttcccctcctcactCTCTGCCCCTCTCTACACAAACTTACATAGTTGCCTGCTATTTCTTTCACTCCAAACACATTCTTCCATTTATTCTTACCTAGTAGCATGCTTACATGCATACCTTTATTTAGGTTATTGTGGACAGTGCAAGTTACGTAACTTGTGGCACTGGCTGTCCCCACCTCCCACACCATAAATTTTATCGTGTCTTATAGTCTTATTTTGTAGTGTGGGATATGTATTTGGTTATGTCAAGGGACCCTTCCTCCAAAATCTAAAAGTGGACCTTAGGGTATGTACCAGTAGATTAGCACTAATTTGCCAAAGCCAGGGCATCACTTATTCAGGGGCCTAACACCTTAACTGAAGGGAGGAGGTTGCTGAATCTTTAACATAGGCTttctttccccaaaatatttagtcattgatttagataatggcatagagagtacacttataaagtttgcagacaaactggggaaatagtctgaagtaaataggatgaaattcaataaggacaaatgcaaagtactccatttaggaaggaacaatcagttgcatacatacaaaatggaaatgactgcctaggaaggagtactgcggaaagggatctgggggtcatagtggaccacaagctaaatatgagtcaacagtgtaacgctgttgcaaaaaaaagcaaacatcattctgggatgtattagcaggagtgttgtaagcaagacacgagaagtaatacttccactctactccacgctgattaggcctcaactggagtattgtgtctggtTCTGAGCgcaatatttcaggaaagatgttgataaattggagagagtccagagaagagcaacaaaaattattaaaggtctagaaaacatgatctatgagggaagattgaaaaaattggatttgtttagtctggaaaagagaagactgagaggggacatgataacagttttcaagtacataaaaggttgttacaaagaggagggagaaaaattgtttttcttaacctctgaggataagacaagaagcaatgggcttaagttgcagcaagggagatttaagttggatattaggaaaaacttcctaactgtcagggtggttaagcactggaataaattgcctaggaaggttctggaatctccatattggaggtttttaagagcaggttagacaaacacctgtcagggatggtctagatattacttagtcctgccatgagtgcagggggctggactagatgacctctcaaggtcccttccagttctatgatttttaaagttaaatgggTATTAGCAAAACCAAATAAAGCAGGTCTTTTGTGATGTGGTGTATGTGCCCCATCTCAATCATGTGAACCAGAATGTAAACATCTTCACCACCCAGAAAAGAGGAAACTCAAGCTTAAAGACTGTGGGAGCTGCCAAACTTGGAGGGAagtgctggcagctgtggctaGTTAGGCAGTACGGACATCCAAAATGGGAAGAAAGAATAGCCTCATTTATCTTTTTCTTCCTCAGGGgacaggaggatctggggaattatTTGGCTGCCTTGTACACAGAACGTTATGCTGGAGCCAAGAGACTCTGATCACAGTCAGAactgaattttgtttgtttcctcaAACTAGGCCCTGACTGAAGGAAGCTGCTGCCCTGTGTTCTTTGTGGACACTTGGAGTAAGTGGGAGGAAACTAccctgtgtttgttttgtttcatttgcccTGTGGCCAAAGGTAGCTACTCTGTGCCTGTTTAACTTTCACCTTGCTGAGCCTGGAATATTGTTGTTCTTATTCCTTTTGTGTGACCTATCTTGAGCAGGGCAGCCACCTCTCCCAACCCAATGGGGTGGCTGGTAGTCTTAACTCAATGTTCACTGTACTGACCCTTCAGATTATCACCATTTCACTAGCTCTCCAGTAAATATAGTCTTCTGGCCTTCATGAGATTTAAATTTCTAACACAGGCCAAAACCCCtacctttcaggccttctttgcacatcacaaagcagcaaaaaaagaCAGCAGAAGgcaaattattttccttttcaggtcacctttaagaTCTGAGACATTTACAGACATCAGATGGAAGAATAGGGTGGGACTATTTCAGAGTGTCTTATACTGTAGCTGAAATAATCTTTTAACGGGTTCTAAGGAACCTAAGCCAAAACCAGTAACTGAGCGTTCTGATTTTCAGATACTGTGCAACAGGAGCTGGGTGGCTCAGAACATCTGGAAATCAGTTCACTCATTTAGGGGCATAAATATGGatgtgggtgcctaaaattaagcacttAAGTTTAAAAGCTTTGTCTTTGGTTCTGACCTCCTCTTTCAAAGCTGATGGTATAGCATACAACATTACACTattgaaaaaaatgaataaaaaatgtcaacaaTCAGATCAACCTCCTGATGTTTTGCAGAGACAGCATTAGTCCTCAAATTAAATGTCATCCTGGAAAAGAACTCTCTGAAGATGGTTAATGAAGCGGCTGGAGTCTGACTTATCTGTCTCCTCATATTTCAGGGAAGACAGTGAAGAGAATCAGACCAAATCAGTCATTCCTAATACTAAAATGTGGGGAAATATTCTGTATGAGCTTCTGTTTCAGGAGCTGGACTAATGATATTCTGATCTTCTGTCTTATGAGATTCTTTAAGTACAGTATCTTGCTTAAACTGTTGCATTTCCTAGACATTGCTACCATAAAGGAAGAAAGTGAATTCCTAAAATAATCTGTTATTTGTAAAAGATTGTAATGAGCCTTCAGATTAATCTTGAGAATTCTGTTCAGGGCAAAGATCTAGATCAAACTAAATTAAATAATTCTGTACAAGAACCCTAAAAGAGCATCTGGGGATAGAAGGAGAACTGCTGTCACATGCTAATTTCAACagaatgccattgatttcaatggaagtgagGAGCCTAAATTACTTTGTGGATTGGGCCTATGCAACTTAGTTTtatggttgttggttttttgtggGGGTTGCTATCATATTGAAGATAGGTGCAGACAGAAAGTAAGGGAGTCACAATGACATCAGTCAATATTTCTTTCCTTAGAGGGGAAAATATAGAACAAAGACTGTACTAGTAAAATATAGTTTGACCTCATTTTAGGAGTATTTTAGCCTCAGAAAGCAAAGAATCCAACATAGCTTTGAATCAGTGTATGAATCAGGCCAAAAGACACTGTCATAAACAAATTAATTTAACTTATGtctgtgcaagtcacttaattctTTCTTGCACTTCTGCTAACATCCATTTCTTCTGCATTGCAAGATGCATCAGTATGAATCTAATCTTCCCATGCCTTCCAATCCATATTCTGATGAAAGCAGTGATCCTCCCTGGCGAATGCTTAATCACAAGTCAGATATAATGCCTACATTTGGAGGTGGTGCTTCTATTAAGTAGCAGATTTCTTATCTACCTATAATATATAAAGCTTTCTTCTCCTGGATCTCTCACTTTTCCTGAACTGCACACTTATAGAGGTGTACAGAGGAGGGAAAAGACTCTTGCTACTCCCAGAAGTAGAAACTGCATTAGGATATTTATCATAGTGACTCAAACTGTGGACCACAGAGTATTTACTAGTTGTCCACAGAGAGGTAGTGGGACACTTGgtgttaactcaaaaaaatatatatatatatattatatatatatatatatgccctgTGGGGGTTACTATCATATTGAAGATAGGTGCAGATATATATATGGACTCCTCCCGTGCTGTTGGCAATCTCACCaataaagataaataaataaataaatgttctcCCAACaggtaaaaacttttttttaaagtaagcttTAAAGGCTGGATTCTTCAGTCTAAGCTCTCTGGCCACAGATTCCCCTTAGAAAATTCTGGGGGAATCTCTGCCAATGTAGAGTTCTGCCCAGCAGTGCAAGTAGGCCGATATGCCCAGTATGCCATaccagcaagatatttatgtacCGGAAAGACACCGGAGAAGCCATTGGCCACATGGCTCCTCTCTGGtgcggctgtactgcccccagccccaccccctgcccttccactgacctgcctctcctctggctccatcTGTACAACAGCAGCCCCACCGGAGGACAGGACTGGGGAGTCAGACCGGGGGCGGAACAGCAGCCCCGCTGGAGGACAGGACTGGGAAGCGAGGCTGGGGGTGTTACAGCAGTCCCGCCGGAGGACACGACTGGGGAGCCAGactgggggcagtacagcagcCATGCCAGAGGACAGGACTTGGCGGCAAGGTTGGGGGTGGTACAGCAGCCGCGCCAGAGGAGCCGCCTGTACGGGGCTGCCCAgcagccccacgttctgctccttttctGAAGTCTCTGGCGCaacaggaggaggacagagcaccCCCTCCGTCCCCAGGTAAAGTGGGTGGATCGTGGGGAGAGGATGGAGAAagcgtgggggcggggctgggaggagtcacatggagggttATGTGCCCCCCCATTAgctgctgccctccccaccccctgtaccAGTAAGAAATGGATTTTACCTGCATCACTGGTTCTGCCACATCTTATCCTAGTTCTGCTGACGGTATTCCATTTGGTATATGGGTATGGAGAAAGGTCAGGGGAGGGAGCCATGTCCAGAAAGATAGGAGATGGATTCTCTGCCAACAGGGTAAATTTAAACTGCCTTCTTGAAGGTTTAACTTACACCAACTCTAGGTGGCTGAGAAACGGTGTGCTGTGATAAGCTCCTCCTTAGCCTCCACTCTCCACTGCTTTGCTTGGATGCAGTGGAGAACTGAATCCTATATTTTTACAATGCTCAGAACCTATAGCTCTTTGAAAGGATCTGAAAATGTTCTGGACTGAACTTGACTGTCAGCATAATCACTACATGTCAATGAATATTCTTGTGATGTtcttgggttgttgtttttaacataACTTATACTCTCTTCTACTCTGATTCTAACTAAGAATGTGAAGAATTTGCTCAACACTAAATATAATGAAGCATTCCACTTGATCAGATGATTTGGCAGGAATAAACTGTTGCCAAAAACTTCAATCCACTCTTCTCCTAACATCTGGGGTGAGGCAGGAATGAAGAGGGAAAAAAGAATTTTGTGGATTGAAGCAATAATATGCTGCCTGGCTCATTGTTTCCCATAATTCCACTGAAGCACCTCATCTTCTCAAATATTTAAATCTTCGTAATTATGTTCAACAACAAAAGATGCACATTTTACCTTCATATTTTGATCCATCTGGATACATAAAAACGCCTTGACCATGCTTTTTGTTGTCAAAGAAGTCTCCAATGTAGCGAGCACCATTTTTAAATCTGTAGGTCCCCTGCAATATATTTGGTGTAGATATAGTACTTtgaattaaaaggaaaatgaagtGCCTAAACTAATGGAACTGCTGAAACACATGCATGGCTTTCAAAATAATCCTCTATAATTATCTTACCCGCCCATTTCTCACACCATTGGCATACTCTCCTTCATATGTATCACCATTGGGTAACCGTGCTCTTCCATGTCCATGTCGTTCACCTGCTGCATTGCGTTCACCTTCATATTCCTATTTAGATGGAATAAGCCATTCAACAGTTAAGAGGCAGGGGTTCTAAGCTGAATCCAATATGAGTACAAAGAGGAAGCCAATTGTTTGTTCTGAACAGCTCCTTTTCTTCCTGAGTCCCAGGATGGCACCTGGCCAAGAAATCTATTGGTAACTGTTGTGAGTATCTTGTACCAACCCACCAGATCCTACCTGGTACCCAAAGGTGTCTTTTGCCTGCAAACTACTGAAATTTGTTGGGGGCTGGATTCTTGCTGCATAAACTGCAGCAAGTTGAAAAAGACATTACATACCCTAGTAAAATGGCAGGACTTCACTCAAGTCCTTTTTATCTCTACAACTCCATTGAATGCAGTAGCTTAGCAACTCTTTGAGGCTGAGTATCACTAATGTATATATTCCAAAAGAAAATAGCAACTAAGGACATCATTGTATTTATAagattatttcttattttaaaaaatattttgtttgagatACACATCGCATAGCTTTGAGAATCCCAACATAacagtgattaatttttttttcgtTTCCCCATACTTTAATACTACAAATCCAATATCCTGTGTGATCCTAGTCCATGGCTCTGCTCCTACTCTGATTGACATGAGTGGCAGGCCTTCTGTTAACTTTGATTAGAGCAGAATTGACCTTTAAAATATGCAACAGTGAGTAATTACAAATTCAGTTCTTTTTGGGGTGACAAAACTAAAGATATGTTGGTGTAATCGTGTCTAATGGGTGCTTTTTCATTAATATTCCACATAGTTATGGACtggggctgtaccaggggaaaaagTGAATTTATAGATtcaaagggaccattatgatcatctagtctgacccccatatagcacaggccataaaacttctcccaaataaatcctagagcagaacttttagaaaaacatcctatcttgatttaaaaattatcaggaCCCtttgtaagttgttccaatggttaattactttcgctattaaaaatgtatgtcttatttccagcctgaatttatctagctacAACTTTCAGCCGCTGGATcctgttatacttttctctgctagactgaagagcccattattaaatatttgttccccaggagGATACTGCCGGACTATAATCAcatcaccctttaaccttctcttggtgCACAGACACAACCATCCCCCCAGGGTAACAGTGCAGCAGTGCCTGGGTGGCAATGAAGGgcagctctggggcagctggtGCCAGCTGTTCTCCACGGGGCTGCCCAGCTGCAC
Coding sequences within it:
- the RSPH1 gene encoding radial spoke head 1 homolog, with the translated sequence MSDLGSEEFEEEAENDLGEYEGERNAAGERHGHGRARLPNGDTYEGEYANGVRNGRGTYRFKNGARYIGDFFDNKKHGQGVFMYPDGSKYEGEWVGDQRHGNGVYYYMNGDTYTGEWLNHYRHGQGTYLYAETGSKYVGGWINGQQEGAAELIHLNHRYQGKFVNGNPVGRGKYVFDIGCEQHGEYTHLDQDKGEEEEEEESQSIIPKWKAKNITKLTLWTPGIEKPPPPEEPPAAEEIPATAVAEEPVAEEPVEVGEPPAEATEPIEDLSPSKEGEEEEEGGKEDQVDQANTSLEEKEEESKESEEAEISKEE